Proteins found in one Nocardia brasiliensis ATCC 700358 genomic segment:
- a CDS encoding DUF1330 domain-containing protein — translation MPAYGFAHLRVRTPHADILEYLERIQDTLDPFHGRFVIHGPPAEIVEGSWPGSMVLLEFPDLDTARQWYRSPAYQAIMPLRTDHIEGDLLLIEGVGPDYDPRERAAKLRAGASAA, via the coding sequence ATGCCCGCCTATGGCTTCGCCCATCTGCGTGTGCGCACGCCGCACGCCGACATCCTCGAATACCTGGAACGCATCCAGGACACCCTCGATCCGTTCCACGGCCGCTTCGTGATTCACGGCCCGCCTGCCGAGATCGTGGAGGGGAGCTGGCCCGGATCCATGGTGCTGCTCGAATTCCCGGATCTGGACACGGCACGGCAGTGGTACCGCTCCCCCGCGTATCAGGCGATCATGCCGCTGCGCACCGACCACATCGAGGGCGATCTGCTGTTGATCGAGGGCGTCGGGCCGGACTACGACCCGCGCGAGCGCGCGGCGAAACTGCGCGCGGGCGCCTCGGCGGCCTGA